One window from the genome of Methylomarinovum caldicuralii encodes:
- a CDS encoding vWA domain-containing protein, whose protein sequence is MSLLGFSHPLWLAALALALIPYVYGGRHPIPYPALAWMPRDERFSHLEGWRRLLTAAFLAALAIALAGPYLKAQKVPRLGRGAHIVLTIDRSSSMNEDFSGHYLSGDAQGSKSAAARRLLLEFVRRRPQDLFALVAFSTAPVHVLSLTQDRRAVEAAIEALGTRGRGVTNIAPGLMMALSEFGRQPATGARVILLVSDGGTHIEADTQERLRRAFQDLGVRLYWIYLRNPRSISVLHPPKRNLSETSTPEYFIHQFFQTLGIPYQVFEADNPAALAQAIETVGRLENRPLRYFEILPRRDLTPWAIALALLLGLPLLLWHALEIDRWFEPTS, encoded by the coding sequence ATGTCACTCCTAGGCTTCTCCCACCCCCTGTGGCTGGCCGCCCTGGCACTGGCCCTGATTCCTTATGTGTATGGTGGCCGCCATCCCATTCCCTATCCGGCCCTGGCCTGGATGCCCCGGGACGAACGCTTTTCCCACCTGGAGGGCTGGCGCCGTCTGCTGACGGCAGCCTTTCTCGCCGCCTTGGCGATCGCCCTGGCCGGACCTTACCTCAAGGCGCAGAAGGTGCCGCGTCTGGGCCGGGGAGCGCACATCGTCCTCACCATCGACCGCAGCAGCAGCATGAACGAGGACTTCTCCGGCCATTACCTGAGCGGCGACGCCCAGGGCAGCAAGAGCGCCGCCGCCCGCCGGCTGCTGTTGGAATTCGTCCGCCGCCGCCCTCAGGACCTGTTCGCCCTGGTCGCATTCAGCACCGCACCGGTCCACGTCCTGTCCCTGACTCAGGACCGGCGCGCCGTCGAAGCGGCGATCGAGGCCCTGGGAACCCGGGGGCGGGGGGTCACCAACATCGCCCCCGGGCTGATGATGGCGCTTTCGGAATTCGGCCGCCAGCCGGCCACGGGAGCCCGGGTGATTCTGCTGGTGTCCGACGGCGGCACCCACATCGAGGCCGACACCCAGGAACGGCTGCGGCGGGCGTTTCAGGACTTGGGCGTCCGCCTGTACTGGATCTATCTGCGCAATCCCCGCAGCATCAGCGTCCTGCATCCCCCCAAACGCAATCTGTCGGAAACCTCGACCCCGGAATACTTCATCCACCAGTTCTTCCAGACCCTCGGTATCCCCTATCAGGTGTTCGAGGCCGACAATCCGGCCGCCCTAGCCCAGGCCATCGAAACCGTGGGACGGCTGGAGAACCGTCCCCTGCGTTATTTTGAAATCCTGCCGCGGCGCGATCTGACCCCCTGGGCCATTGCCCTGGCGCTGCTGCTGGGACTGCCGCTGCTGCTGTGGCATGCACTGGAGATCGACCGATGGTTCGAACCGACGTCCTGA
- a CDS encoding MoxR family ATPase, with amino-acid sequence MTSAELLTDWRHRALQLQNAINQAVIGQEDSVAKITIALFARGHVMLEGDVGVGKTTLLRAVARTLGGAYERIEGTIDLMPNDLIYHTYIGEDGKPRVDPGPLLKHGEALSIFFFNEVNRARPQVHSLLLRVMAERSVSAFNRTYAFPYLQVFADRNRVEKEETFEMPSAARDRFLMELRIELPEDPELRTALMFDPRFHQVDALIAQLPEAVVPYREIAALAPQIQASIQASPALQTYALELWQATRRPQDYGVRLDDVDMEELVLAGASARGMSMLLRAARVHAWLDDRDYLIPEDIQALFHEVIGHRIFLTPVYELQREQLIPRLTRAILAQIAAP; translated from the coding sequence ATGACCTCAGCCGAATTGCTTACCGATTGGCGCCACCGGGCCCTGCAGCTTCAGAATGCGATCAACCAGGCGGTCATCGGCCAGGAAGATTCTGTCGCAAAGATCACCATCGCCCTGTTCGCCCGCGGCCATGTGATGCTCGAGGGCGACGTGGGCGTGGGCAAGACCACGCTGCTGCGCGCCGTCGCCCGGACGCTGGGAGGGGCCTACGAACGCATCGAGGGAACCATCGACCTGATGCCCAATGACCTCATTTACCATACCTATATCGGGGAGGACGGCAAACCCCGGGTGGATCCCGGCCCCCTGCTCAAGCATGGCGAGGCGCTGTCGATCTTCTTCTTCAACGAAGTCAATCGCGCCCGCCCCCAGGTTCATTCCTTATTGTTGCGGGTGATGGCCGAACGCAGCGTTTCCGCCTTCAATCGCACCTATGCCTTTCCCTATTTGCAGGTGTTCGCCGACCGCAACCGGGTGGAAAAGGAGGAAACCTTCGAAATGCCCTCCGCCGCCCGCGACCGCTTTCTAATGGAACTGCGGATCGAACTGCCTGAAGATCCCGAACTACGCACGGCGCTGATGTTCGACCCCCGCTTCCATCAGGTGGATGCGCTGATCGCCCAGTTGCCCGAGGCGGTGGTGCCTTATCGGGAAATCGCCGCGCTGGCGCCGCAGATTCAGGCCTCCATCCAGGCCAGCCCGGCACTCCAGACCTATGCCCTGGAGCTGTGGCAGGCGACCCGGCGCCCGCAGGATTACGGCGTCCGGCTGGATGACGTGGACATGGAGGAACTGGTTCTGGCCGGCGCCAGTGCCCGGGGCATGAGCATGCTGCTGCGGGCAGCCCGGGTCCACGCCTGGCTCGACGACCGCGATTACCTCATCCCGGAGGACATCCAGGCGCTGTTTCACGAGGTCATCGGCCACCGCATCTTCCTGACGCCGGTGTACGAACTCCAACGGGAACAGCTCATTCCCCGGCTGACCCGGGCCATTCTCGCCCAGATCGCCGCTCCCTGA
- a CDS encoding DUF58 domain-containing protein yields the protein MDEFHYRIPWRAGSAHPGHHHSRAPGGGYEFHGHAPLHSGADPRHLDIRASLCDPFGEFKVRQFLQTSLIPVVAVADLSASMHVGHKPQLLGRISAAIAYSAYRTGDPFGFIGLGGAGCPAIHHPPRRHRGLALDLPRQLRQVRFEGPRLAAAPKLTALLGSRKALVFLLSDFHFPLKILESLLEHLRPHDVVPVVLWLSQEWTPPVRWGWARLREPESGQRQGRLLHPRSGLQLRQAFEHRRRELTGICRRHGRPPFFVTDAFCPRAFSRYFLETCA from the coding sequence ATGGACGAGTTCCACTACCGCATTCCCTGGCGCGCCGGCAGCGCCCACCCGGGCCACCACCACAGCCGCGCCCCCGGCGGCGGTTACGAATTCCACGGCCACGCTCCCCTGCACAGCGGCGCCGACCCGCGCCATCTGGACATCCGCGCCAGCCTGTGCGATCCCTTCGGGGAGTTCAAAGTGCGCCAGTTCCTGCAGACCAGCCTGATTCCGGTGGTCGCTGTCGCCGACCTGTCGGCCTCGATGCACGTGGGACACAAACCGCAACTGCTGGGCCGGATCAGTGCCGCCATCGCCTACTCTGCCTACCGCACCGGCGATCCGTTCGGCTTCATCGGCCTGGGCGGCGCCGGCTGTCCCGCCATCCATCATCCGCCGCGGCGCCACCGCGGCCTGGCGCTGGACCTGCCCCGGCAGCTGCGGCAGGTCCGCTTCGAGGGGCCCAGACTGGCGGCCGCCCCAAAGCTGACCGCGCTGCTCGGCAGCCGCAAGGCGCTGGTCTTTCTCCTGAGCGATTTTCATTTCCCGCTGAAAATCCTCGAATCCCTGCTGGAACACCTCCGGCCCCACGATGTCGTACCGGTGGTGTTGTGGCTCAGTCAGGAATGGACGCCGCCTGTCCGCTGGGGCTGGGCCAGGCTGCGGGAGCCGGAAAGCGGCCAGCGCCAGGGCCGGCTGCTCCACCCCCGCAGCGGCCTCCAGCTGCGGCAGGCTTTTGAGCACCGCCGCCGCGAGCTGACCGGCATCTGCCGCCGCCACGGAAGACCGCCTTTTTTCGTTACGGATGCCTTTTGTCCCCGGGCTTTCAGTCGCTACTTTCTGGAAACATGCGCCTGA